Within Candidatus Polarisedimenticolia bacterium, the genomic segment GCCAGGTCGCCGGCCCCCCCGGGGTAGAGGAAGCGTCCTCTCGCCTCCTCCCCGGCGTCCTGGAGGATCTCGGGATAGGCGAGCCGATCGGGCAGCATCGGATACGCGCCGGCGGCGATCGCCTCGGCCACGCCGATCCCGAAGAAATCGTGCTCCGCGGTCGATACCACGACGTCCGCCTCGAGCAGCGCCGCCCGGTACTCCGTCCGCTCCAGGTATCCCCATCGAAGAACCCGGTCGGCGAAGCGACCGCGCCCCCGGTCCAAGGCGGGATCGATCGGGGAGGCGTTGCCGCCGCCGAGGACGGCGATTCGGAAGTCGACGTTCCTCGCCGCGAGGCGCTCGAGCGCCTCGAAGAAGACGCCGGGCCGCTTCTCGCGCTCCCAGCGCGCCGCCCAGAGGATCCGCAGCGGGCCCGGCTGCCGCCGCGCCCCGCGGGCCGGGAAGGAATCGATCCCGGGAGGGCGGATCCGGGACTTCTCGCGGATGCGCTCCACCGCGCCGGGACAACGGTGATCCGGCATCCGGCGCAGCAGCGCCTGCAGCCCGGCGAGAAAGGACTCGAGGTGGAAGGCGGAATTGAACCAGACGCGATCCGCCGCCAGGGCCGCGTTCATGTTCGAGAAGCCGAAGTGATGGTCCCGCTCCTGATCGTACTCGACGGGATAGGTGATCTGGTTCTCATGGAAATAGAGCAGGGCCGGCAGGCTGCGGACGGACCGCGGCGCGAGACCGCGGAATTCGGCCAGGTTCAGCATGTCGGAAGCGACGAGGAGGTCCCAGCTCGCGGCGTCCCCCAGGCCGGCGACCTGGCGGGCCATCGT encodes:
- a CDS encoding DUF3524 domain-containing protein, whose product is MNILALEPYYGGSHRAFLDDWAARSRHLWTLRTLPATKWKWRMRHAPYTMARQVAGLGDAASWDLLVASDMLNLAEFRGLAPRSVRSLPALLYFHENQITYPVEYDQERDHHFGFSNMNAALAADRVWFNSAFHLESFLAGLQALLRRMPDHRCPGAVERIREKSRIRPPGIDSFPARGARRQPGPLRILWAARWEREKRPGVFFEALERLAARNVDFRIAVLGGGNASPIDPALDRGRGRFADRVLRWGYLERTEYRAALLEADVVVSTAEHDFFGIGVAEAIAAGAYPMLPDRLAYPEILQDAGEEARGRFLYPGGAGDLAGALELLARRLDAGNLWEGDPDGGRRAVMRFAWSRLAPEYDRELSEMIAEGARPDAFP